The following are encoded in a window of Pseudalgibacter alginicilyticus genomic DNA:
- a CDS encoding helix-turn-helix domain-containing protein, whose product MNTPINKSIFLDDVRIFVRDLKVMPPLEYDIKHSFPFIKLHFVTYGKIHYEPKQGIGVPVTIEGGQYNFFYLPEVEGELRITSKRITSIDIEFDYAFFRRMFKLDFYNTSGAFGEAIKENIAFKMWNNSSEIDVFLKSKISEIIVSSNKTNVDTVNLEHILKEILLYLFNKMNTNGEKLVSSLSKVELDRVIQAESILLKNIKKAITIDELAALVGTNRHKLNRNFRRVHNEPVFSYFTRLRMEKARCMLRQKDRNISEVAYEVGYKNPQHFTSAFKRFYGYVPSSLLKI is encoded by the coding sequence ATGAATACTCCTATTAATAAATCTATTTTTTTAGATGATGTAAGAATATTTGTAAGAGATTTAAAAGTAATGCCTCCTTTAGAGTATGATATAAAGCATAGTTTTCCTTTTATTAAATTACATTTTGTTACGTATGGAAAAATACATTATGAGCCCAAACAGGGCATTGGTGTCCCAGTTACTATAGAAGGTGGACAATATAATTTTTTTTATTTACCAGAAGTTGAAGGGGAGTTACGAATAACTTCAAAACGAATAACTTCCATTGACATAGAGTTTGATTACGCTTTTTTTAGAAGAATGTTTAAATTGGATTTTTACAATACATCTGGTGCTTTTGGTGAAGCAATAAAAGAAAATATTGCTTTTAAGATGTGGAATAACAGTTCAGAAATCGATGTTTTTCTTAAGAGTAAAATAAGCGAAATTATTGTAAGCTCTAATAAAACTAATGTAGATACAGTTAATTTAGAGCATATCTTAAAGGAGATACTTTTATATCTATTCAATAAAATGAATACAAATGGGGAAAAACTAGTTAGCTCCCTTTCTAAAGTTGAATTAGATAGAGTTATTCAAGCAGAAAGTATACTACTAAAAAATATTAAAAAAGCAATTACTATTGATGAATTAGCAGCATTAGTAGGTACCAACCGACACAAATTAAATCGTAATTTTAGGAGGGTGCATAATGAACCTGTTTTTTCATATTTTACACGTCTTCGTATGGAGAAAGCTAGATGTATGCTCAGACAAAAGGATAGAAATATTTCTGAAGTCGCATATGAGGTTGGATATAAAAACCCTCAACATTTTACTTCTGCGTTTAAAAGGTTTTATGGCTATGTGCCAAGTTCTCTGTTGAAAATCTAA
- a CDS encoding FoF1 ATP synthase subunit delta/epsilon translates to MYLEIVSPEATLFSSEVDSVTVPGVNGEFQMLNNHAAIVSSLKEGVIKIHTHTQNHLSFDTLHSKVIPHNEDNKVLTLKINSGTLEMKDNKAIILAD, encoded by the coding sequence ATGTATTTAGAAATTGTATCACCAGAAGCCACATTATTTAGCAGTGAAGTAGATTCTGTTACTGTTCCAGGTGTGAATGGCGAATTTCAAATGTTAAACAATCACGCTGCAATTGTTTCTTCGCTAAAAGAAGGTGTAATTAAAATTCATACACATACACAAAACCATTTATCGTTTGATACTTTACATTCAAAAGTAATTCCTCATAATGAGGATAACAAAGTATTAACATTAAAAATTAACTCTGGTACGTTAGAAATGAAAGATAATAAGGCTATTATTTTAGCTGATTAA
- the atpD gene encoding F0F1 ATP synthase subunit beta, with protein sequence MAKVTGKVAQIVGPVIDVEFAAGAELPKIYDSLEIKRTDGSLLVLEVQSHIGEDTVRTIAMDSSDGLSRGTEVFATGAPIQMPIGDDVYGRLFNVIGDAIDGLGDLPKTGEAGLPIHRQAPKFEDLSTSTEVLFTGIKVIDLIEPYAKGGKIGLFGGAGVGKTVLIQELINNIAKGHGGLSVFAGVGERTREGNDLLREMLESGIIRYGDDFMHSMEEGGWDLSKVDKSKMKESKATFVFGQMNEPPGARARVALSGLTIAEYFRDGAGEGQGKDVLFFVDNIFRFTQAGSEVSALLGRMPSAVGYQPTLATEMGAMQERITSTKRGSITSVQAVYVPADDLTDPAPATTFAHLDATTVLSRKIAELGIYPAVDPLDSTSRILTAEILGNDHYACAQRVKELLQRYKELQDIIAILGMEELSEEDKLAVGRARRVQRFLSQPFHVAEQFTGIPGVLVDIKETIKGFNMIMDGELDHLPEAAFNLKGTIEEAIEAGDKMLAEA encoded by the coding sequence ATGGCTAAAGTTACAGGTAAAGTTGCACAAATAGTAGGTCCAGTTATCGATGTTGAATTCGCTGCTGGAGCTGAACTTCCAAAAATTTATGATTCATTAGAAATTAAAAGAACTGACGGTTCTTTATTAGTATTAGAAGTACAATCACATATTGGTGAAGATACAGTTCGTACTATTGCTATGGATTCTTCTGATGGACTAAGTAGAGGGACAGAAGTTTTTGCAACAGGCGCACCTATACAAATGCCAATTGGAGATGATGTTTACGGACGTTTATTCAACGTAATTGGAGATGCTATTGATGGCCTTGGAGATTTACCTAAAACTGGAGAAGCTGGGTTACCAATTCACCGTCAAGCTCCTAAATTTGAAGATTTATCAACGTCTACCGAAGTTTTATTTACAGGTATTAAAGTAATCGACTTAATTGAACCTTATGCTAAAGGTGGTAAAATTGGTTTATTTGGTGGTGCTGGTGTAGGTAAAACGGTATTAATTCAGGAGTTGATTAACAATATAGCAAAAGGTCACGGTGGTTTATCAGTATTTGCTGGTGTAGGTGAAAGAACTCGTGAAGGAAATGACCTTTTAAGAGAGATGTTAGAGTCTGGAATTATCCGTTATGGTGATGACTTTATGCATTCCATGGAAGAAGGTGGATGGGATTTATCTAAAGTTGATAAATCTAAAATGAAAGAATCAAAAGCAACTTTCGTATTTGGGCAAATGAATGAACCACCTGGAGCACGTGCACGTGTTGCATTATCTGGTTTAACAATTGCCGAGTATTTTCGTGATGGTGCTGGTGAAGGACAAGGAAAAGATGTGCTTTTCTTCGTAGATAACATCTTCCGTTTTACACAAGCTGGTTCTGAGGTATCTGCATTATTGGGTCGTATGCCTTCTGCAGTAGGTTACCAACCAACTTTAGCAACCGAAATGGGTGCGATGCAAGAACGTATTACTTCTACTAAAAGAGGCTCTATTACATCAGTACAAGCGGTTTATGTACCTGCTGACGATTTAACAGATCCTGCGCCTGCAACAACTTTTGCTCACTTAGATGCTACAACCGTATTATCTCGTAAAATTGCCGAGTTAGGTATTTATCCTGCGGTAGATCCATTAGATTCTACTTCAAGAATTCTGACTGCTGAAATTTTAGGAAATGATCATTACGCTTGCGCACAACGCGTAAAAGAGTTATTACAACGTTACAAAGAATTACAAGATATTATCGCCATATTAGGTATGGAGGAATTATCTGAAGAAGATAAATTGGCTGTAGGTAGAGCAAGACGTGTACAACGTTTCTTATCTCAACCTTTCCACGTAGCTGAGCAGTTTACAGGTATCCCTGGTGTATTAGTTGATATTAAAGAAACTATAAAAGGATTTAATATGATTATGGATGGTGAATTAGATCACTTACCTGAAGCAGCATTTAATCTTAAAGGAACTATTGAAGAAGCTATTGAAGCTGGAGATAAAATGCTTGCTGAAGCTTAA
- a CDS encoding TonB-dependent receptor has product MNTKLIKNYFLLIFTILFVSSLEAQVVVSGIISDIKGKPIIGATVVIKNTNTGAITNDLGKFKIEKAPIGKLILQIHYLGFETKEVSILTQQNKPLEINIKLLNKNENLDEVIVKGKTKAAIKRDNPIKIEVIETQKFKMESASVIDLVNRTTGIKIRQSGGLGSAVKINLNGFQGDAIRVFKDGIPMDYLDGAYGVGFVPTNTLERVEVYKGVLPAELGSDALGGAVNMVSAANKPGSRLSSSYELASFNTHRATLNLNLTNKKNNVFVGLESFINYSDNNYEANVNYVDPDTRNEIPIEVDLFHNMFRQHYIEVYAGFKNRSWADELKLSVTNFKFHRENQFGQLMQYPVGASYNEQIGDFVPTIRYKKSLLKKKLLVDQFLTHSKVKRISVDTLNGSYDWLGKFTTNNESQEPGELGSPDFTTLDRYNMVSRTTFKYTINDKNSLTINAVYNSYSQEGSNPYGEYTEGENPVQLISLPANYDKFVSGLALDSRLFNNRIQNSLQFKYYYSKSSGRSVDDVTGLVSAEEVGANISNFGFGNSLRYKINNNIKTRISLEQATRLPTQSEIFGNGSTSIANLGLKPEQSLNANISVDITNNKNLSTGTNLFYRYSTNMIASTTSVTAISSVYENLEKVRGYGIELNSTYSFLKHFDITGNLTYQSFRQKGHQEGETNLLDDARVQNIPFFFSNLSASANFEKILRRKDKLKAYWYYSYIHPYYLNKIPKDLEADGFLGLFGKSGLTNTELYIPKQNMHTVGFVWLPNKEKQFSIGFEVKNLFDQLVFDNFKIQNAGRSFHMKLTYTIDFNPK; this is encoded by the coding sequence ATGAACACCAAATTAATAAAAAATTATTTTTTATTAATATTTACAATACTGTTTGTTAGCTCTTTAGAAGCACAAGTAGTGGTTTCTGGAATAATAAGCGATATAAAAGGCAAACCTATAATTGGAGCAACAGTTGTTATTAAAAACACAAATACAGGTGCGATAACCAATGATTTAGGAAAGTTTAAAATAGAAAAAGCACCTATAGGTAAATTAATACTACAAATACATTATTTAGGTTTTGAAACTAAAGAAGTTTCAATATTAACTCAACAAAATAAACCACTTGAAATTAATATAAAACTTTTAAATAAAAATGAAAATTTAGACGAGGTAATTGTAAAAGGAAAAACAAAAGCAGCTATCAAAAGAGACAACCCTATTAAAATAGAAGTAATAGAGACTCAAAAATTTAAGATGGAATCGGCTTCTGTTATAGATTTGGTTAATCGCACTACGGGAATTAAAATTCGTCAATCAGGTGGGCTAGGGTCTGCAGTAAAAATAAACCTCAATGGCTTTCAAGGCGATGCCATTCGTGTTTTTAAAGATGGTATCCCTATGGATTATTTGGATGGTGCTTATGGAGTGGGTTTTGTGCCTACTAATACGCTTGAACGGGTAGAAGTTTATAAGGGGGTGTTACCAGCAGAATTAGGATCAGACGCACTTGGAGGCGCTGTAAACATGGTGTCTGCGGCTAATAAGCCAGGAAGTAGATTAAGCAGTTCTTATGAACTTGCTTCTTTTAATACACATAGAGCAACCTTAAACTTAAACCTTACTAACAAAAAGAATAATGTATTTGTAGGATTGGAGTCTTTCATTAATTATTCAGACAATAATTATGAAGCAAATGTCAATTATGTAGATCCAGATACACGAAATGAAATACCGATTGAGGTTGATCTTTTTCACAATATGTTTCGACAACATTATATAGAAGTTTATGCAGGCTTTAAAAATAGAAGCTGGGCAGATGAGCTTAAATTGTCTGTAACTAATTTTAAGTTTCATCGTGAAAATCAGTTTGGTCAACTTATGCAGTATCCCGTTGGTGCTTCATACAACGAACAAATAGGTGATTTTGTACCTACTATTCGCTATAAAAAAAGCTTACTTAAAAAAAAGTTACTTGTTGATCAATTTTTAACCCATAGTAAAGTTAAACGCATTTCTGTAGACACACTAAATGGGAGTTACGATTGGTTAGGGAAATTTACTACTAACAACGAAAGTCAAGAGCCTGGCGAGTTGGGTTCACCTGATTTTACTACCCTAGACAGATACAATATGGTATCTAGAACAACTTTTAAGTACACTATAAATGATAAAAATAGTTTAACCATAAATGCAGTGTATAACTCCTATAGTCAAGAAGGTAGCAATCCTTATGGAGAATATACAGAAGGCGAAAACCCGGTACAGTTAATAAGTCTCCCTGCAAATTATGACAAATTTGTTTCTGGCTTAGCGTTAGACAGTCGTTTATTTAATAATCGAATACAAAACAGCTTGCAATTTAAATACTACTACTCCAAATCAAGCGGTAGATCTGTCGATGATGTTACTGGTCTTGTAAGTGCAGAAGAAGTAGGTGCTAACATTTCAAACTTTGGATTTGGTAATTCTTTACGTTACAAAATTAATAATAATATAAAAACGAGAATTTCATTAGAGCAAGCCACACGATTACCTACACAGTCGGAAATTTTCGGAAATGGCAGTACCAGTATCGCAAACTTAGGGTTAAAGCCTGAGCAAAGTTTAAATGCTAATATTAGCGTTGATATTACAAATAACAAAAACCTTTCTACGGGTACCAATCTATTTTATAGATATAGTACAAATATGATTGCTAGTACAACCTCTGTTACAGCTATTAGTTCTGTATACGAAAACTTAGAAAAAGTTAGAGGTTACGGAATTGAACTTAACTCCACCTACTCTTTTTTAAAGCATTTTGATATCACAGGCAATTTAACTTACCAAAGTTTTAGACAAAAAGGCCACCAAGAAGGTGAAACTAATTTGCTAGATGACGCACGTGTGCAAAACATACCTTTCTTTTTTAGTAATTTGAGTGCTTCTGCCAATTTTGAAAAGATATTAAGAAGAAAAGATAAGTTAAAAGCATATTGGTATTACTCCTATATACATCCTTATTATTTAAACAAGATACCTAAAGATCTTGAAGCTGATGGTTTTTTAGGATTATTTGGCAAATCTGGACTTACAAATACAGAATTATATATTCCAAAGCAAAACATGCATACTGTAGGTTTTGTATGGTTACCTAACAAAGAAAAACAGTTTTCAATTGGATTTGAAGTGAAAAATCTTTTTGATCAACTGGTTTTTGACAATTTTAAAATACAGAATGCTGGTCGAAGTTTTCATATGAAATTAACATACACAATTGATTTTAACCCTAAATAA